A stretch of Longimicrobium terrae DNA encodes these proteins:
- a CDS encoding SIMPL domain-containing protein, with protein MRLLVRPLLMLTLALAGTATAASAQEAETLAGVPEIVSSASAEQPVRADLALVTLRFGRVGRTPAEAGRNTALAADSLRRMLRPLGIPADSVISASTWYWWRGRVEAIVANRSVPRWVEDGRGGGHRSDSTVSDTTFRVSESLQVRIRDLRRVGAVIDAALAAGITDISDVTFSATNTENEQREAIRLATQRARRNAEAIALAGGGRVGRTLRLSTDGNGAAPRSVPYDVLHLEAVTAEDAGGAPGSTVVVGPVLRVSATVHGRWQLVEGS; from the coding sequence ATGCGCCTGCTCGTCCGCCCGCTCCTGATGCTCACCCTGGCACTCGCCGGGACCGCCACGGCAGCCTCCGCGCAGGAGGCGGAGACCCTGGCCGGAGTGCCGGAAATCGTAAGCTCCGCGAGCGCCGAGCAGCCGGTGCGCGCCGACCTGGCCCTGGTTACGCTCCGCTTTGGCCGGGTGGGGCGCACCCCGGCCGAGGCCGGACGCAACACCGCGCTCGCGGCCGACAGCCTGCGGCGCATGCTGCGCCCGCTGGGCATTCCCGCGGATTCCGTCATCAGCGCCAGCACCTGGTACTGGTGGCGAGGCCGCGTGGAGGCGATCGTCGCCAACCGCTCCGTCCCCCGCTGGGTCGAGGACGGCCGCGGCGGCGGGCACCGGAGTGATTCCACCGTATCGGACACGACGTTCCGGGTTTCGGAGTCGCTGCAGGTGCGCATCCGCGATCTGCGCCGGGTGGGCGCGGTCATCGACGCGGCGCTCGCGGCGGGGATCACCGACATCTCCGACGTCACGTTCTCCGCCACCAACACCGAAAACGAGCAGCGCGAGGCCATCCGCCTGGCCACCCAGCGAGCCCGGCGCAACGCCGAAGCGATCGCGCTGGCCGGGGGCGGGCGGGTGGGCCGCACGCTTCGGCTCAGCACGGACGGCAACGGCGCCGCTCCCCGGTCCGTGCCCTACGACGTGCTCCACCTGGAGGCGGTCACGGCGGAGGATGCCGGAGGTGCCCCGGGCAGCACCGTGGTGGTAGGCCCGGTGCTGCGCGTCAGCGCCACGGTGCACGGCCGGTGGCAGCTGGTGGAAGGGAGCTGA
- a CDS encoding ArsR/SmtB family transcription factor: MDKYPDELNDIFQALADPTRRAVLARLGRGPATVGDLAEPFSMALPSFMKHIRALEASGLIQTRKEGRVRTCCIEPSRFSHIDRWLSAQRAIWEGRTDRLEQFVTRNPSQKESR; encoded by the coding sequence ATGGATAAGTATCCCGACGAACTGAACGACATCTTTCAGGCGCTCGCCGATCCTACGCGGCGGGCGGTGCTGGCGCGGCTGGGGCGCGGGCCGGCGACCGTGGGCGACCTGGCGGAGCCGTTCAGCATGGCGCTGCCGTCGTTCATGAAGCACATCCGCGCGCTGGAGGCCAGCGGGCTCATCCAGACGCGCAAGGAGGGCCGCGTGCGCACGTGCTGCATCGAACCGAGCCGTTTCTCGCACATCGACCGGTGGCTCTCCGCGCAGCGCGCCATCTGGGAAGGCCGCACTGACCGCCTGGAGCAGTTCGTCACCCGCAACCCGTCGCAGAAAGAATCACGATGA
- a CDS encoding SRPBCC family protein: MTAIPPPDPRLVHDSFVIERFYPAPPARVFRAFADRGAKAQWFGCVEGWEVVEHRMDFRAGGTEVWRGGPPGGVIHRNDTTYHDIVRDQRIIWSYAMSLDGRCISASLATLQLRAAGTGTTLVLSETGVFLDHDADCTQRVRGTHDLLASLERYLSAGEPRREP; encoded by the coding sequence ATGACCGCCATCCCCCCTCCCGACCCCCGGCTGGTGCACGACTCGTTCGTCATCGAGCGGTTCTACCCGGCGCCGCCCGCGCGCGTGTTCCGGGCGTTCGCGGACCGCGGCGCCAAGGCGCAGTGGTTCGGCTGCGTGGAGGGGTGGGAGGTGGTGGAACACCGCATGGACTTTCGCGCGGGTGGCACCGAGGTGTGGCGCGGCGGCCCGCCGGGCGGCGTCATCCACCGCAACGACACTACCTATCACGACATCGTCCGGGACCAGCGCATCATCTGGAGCTACGCCATGTCGCTGGACGGCCGCTGCATCTCCGCCTCGCTCGCCACGCTGCAACTGCGCGCCGCGGGGACGGGAACCACGCTGGTGCTGTCGGAAACCGGCGTGTTTCTGGACCACGACGCGGACTGCACCCAGCGCGTGCGCGGCACGCACGACCTGCTCGCCAGCCTGGAGCGCTACCTGTCCGCCGGGGAACCGCGGAGGGAGCCGTGA
- a CDS encoding WD40/YVTN/BNR-like repeat-containing protein: protein MRAAILLISAALALAACQPRADQPSGRGPVPAATTEMGIGPDSHFRATRARLVQLGYRLDQVDSGARIMVVRPPDADGRVVVRVEGRGGSSRLTTAAAEGGSSVEQLAALLTVMHDVAMEPAGQRADPGDAPGPLPDSRWITEFFVSPRGRLWSARGGLFTADSLFGPWRRSLGAPGGPVDADRLRVGASMGFVSEQVMLAGVRGNGARNAPVLFRTADGGASWSAVPGARFDDVDAIAAEGPSVWVFATERVGDGFRAVLMRSADGGESWQRAALPAGMENVTHAYRATTDTAYVAMAGFNPGPVFWRTTDGGGTWSPIPTPHDQKLHRVPENGVHIQEIATVGNQLVVVEYGRVFATRTDSIRWRAMDGMEHVAADRAGGRLFALTSRLEPVMMDSALSVVWRGDQRIPDYGTSNSVTGIAAHDGVGYVVMQRGEMYEVRGGRVRLRSEVR from the coding sequence ATGCGCGCAGCCATTCTCCTCATCTCCGCCGCGCTCGCCCTGGCGGCCTGCCAGCCGCGAGCCGATCAGCCCTCGGGCCGCGGGCCGGTTCCGGCGGCCACGACCGAGATGGGAATCGGGCCGGATTCGCACTTTCGCGCCACGCGGGCGCGCCTCGTACAACTCGGGTACCGTCTGGACCAGGTGGATTCCGGCGCCCGCATCATGGTGGTGCGCCCGCCGGACGCGGATGGGCGCGTGGTGGTGCGCGTGGAGGGGCGCGGCGGCTCGTCCCGCCTCACGACGGCGGCGGCGGAGGGCGGCAGTTCGGTGGAACAGCTGGCGGCGCTGCTCACCGTGATGCACGACGTGGCGATGGAGCCCGCCGGGCAGCGGGCGGACCCCGGCGACGCGCCGGGCCCGCTGCCGGATTCGCGGTGGATCACGGAATTCTTTGTTTCGCCGCGCGGCCGCCTGTGGAGCGCCCGGGGCGGGCTGTTCACCGCCGACTCGCTGTTCGGGCCGTGGCGCCGCAGCCTTGGCGCCCCGGGGGGCCCGGTGGACGCGGACAGGCTGCGCGTCGGCGCGAGCATGGGCTTCGTGAGCGAGCAGGTAATGCTGGCGGGCGTGCGCGGGAATGGCGCCCGCAACGCCCCGGTGCTGTTCCGCACGGCGGATGGCGGCGCGTCGTGGTCCGCCGTTCCCGGCGCGCGGTTCGACGACGTGGACGCCATCGCGGCGGAGGGCCCTTCCGTGTGGGTGTTTGCCACGGAACGCGTGGGCGACGGCTTCCGCGCCGTTCTCATGCGCAGCGCAGACGGCGGGGAAAGCTGGCAGCGCGCGGCGCTGCCGGCGGGAATGGAGAATGTGACGCACGCGTATCGCGCCACGACGGACACCGCGTACGTGGCCATGGCCGGGTTCAATCCCGGCCCGGTGTTCTGGCGCACCACGGACGGCGGCGGCACCTGGTCGCCCATCCCCACGCCGCACGACCAGAAGCTGCACCGGGTGCCGGAGAACGGCGTACACATCCAGGAGATCGCCACGGTGGGCAACCAGCTTGTGGTGGTGGAGTACGGCCGGGTGTTCGCCACGCGCACCGATTCCATCCGCTGGCGCGCGATGGACGGCATGGAGCACGTGGCGGCGGACCGCGCGGGGGGGCGCCTGTTCGCGCTCACCAGCCGCCTGGAGCCGGTGATGATGGACAGCGCCCTGTCCGTGGTGTGGCGCGGCGATCAGCGGATTCCGGATTACGGGACGAGCAACTCCGTCACCGGGATCGCCGCGCACGACGGCGTGGGATACGTGGTGATGCAGCGGGGCGAGATGTACGAGGTGCGCGGCGGCCGCGTGCGGCTCCGCAGCGAGGTCCGGTGA
- a CDS encoding VF530 family DNA-binding protein, translating into MTTPQEQPKNPLHGITLERMLTELVAHFGWATMGERIAIRCFTSDPSVPSSLKFLRKTPWAREKVEGMYLYMLREQARQARRGA; encoded by the coding sequence ATGACGACACCGCAGGAACAGCCGAAGAACCCGCTGCACGGTATAACGCTGGAGCGCATGCTGACGGAACTGGTGGCGCACTTCGGCTGGGCCACCATGGGCGAGCGCATCGCCATCCGCTGCTTCACCAGCGACCCCAGCGTGCCCTCCAGCCTCAAGTTCCTGCGCAAGACGCCGTGGGCGCGCGAAAAGGTGGAAGGCATGTACCTGTACATGCTGCGCGAACAGGCCCGCCAGGCGCGGCGCGGGGCCTGA
- a CDS encoding DUF6794 domain-containing protein, translated as MNRWLLGAALALAACSGREADRRVPAAVAPAFALLDSTLTAADRQTLRRTLPDSAILYHHTLGMGLRNEAGLWRGGPVADSLRARGVRHPDNMSHVILQAYGFHLRGQPVPLDSLIRALPPPPAPSSFIELNDSAGTGR; from the coding sequence ATGAACCGCTGGCTGCTCGGCGCCGCGCTGGCGCTGGCCGCGTGCTCCGGGCGCGAGGCCGACAGGCGGGTGCCCGCCGCGGTCGCGCCGGCGTTCGCGCTGCTGGATTCCACGCTGACCGCCGCGGACAGGCAGACGCTCCGGCGCACGCTTCCCGACAGCGCCATCCTGTATCACCACACGCTCGGGATGGGGCTGCGCAACGAGGCCGGGCTGTGGCGCGGCGGCCCCGTCGCGGACTCCCTGCGCGCCCGTGGCGTCCGCCATCCCGACAACATGTCGCACGTCATTCTGCAGGCGTACGGCTTTCACCTCCGCGGCCAGCCCGTCCCGCTCGATTCGCTCATCCGCGCCCTCCCGCCGCCGCCCGCCCCGTCATCGTTCATCGAACTGAACGACTCGGCGGGCACGGGCAGATAA
- a CDS encoding SRPBCC family protein — protein MIQIANPDLDLTLSRIIRAPRSVVWNAWADPASFEQWWVPAPARCKVMEMDLRPGGAFVTRISEDGGEFGPHMNACFLAVDEQERIVFTNALVGGWRPAENPFVTAIITLRDHGDGTEYSVQAMHKNNADRNMHDELGFYDGWGTVVEQLARFTERNG, from the coding sequence ATGATCCAGATCGCCAATCCAGACCTTGACCTCACGCTGTCGCGGATCATCCGGGCGCCGCGCTCCGTGGTGTGGAACGCGTGGGCGGACCCCGCGAGCTTTGAGCAGTGGTGGGTGCCCGCGCCGGCGCGGTGCAAGGTGATGGAGATGGATCTGCGCCCCGGTGGCGCATTCGTGACGCGCATCAGCGAGGACGGCGGCGAGTTCGGCCCGCACATGAACGCGTGCTTTCTGGCGGTGGACGAGCAGGAGCGCATCGTGTTCACCAACGCACTGGTGGGCGGATGGCGCCCGGCGGAAAACCCGTTCGTGACGGCAATCATCACGCTGCGCGACCACGGCGACGGCACGGAGTACAGCGTGCAGGCGATGCACAAGAACAACGCCGACCGCAACATGCACGATGAACTCGGCTTCTACGACGGATGGGGCACCGTCGTGGAGCAGCTTGCCCGCTTCACCGAACGCAACGGATAG
- a CDS encoding EAL domain-containing protein — translation MQSSDAVDVRALIARGGVETHFQPITSIRRQSVIGIEALSRGVGEDGAIIPPIRLFGAAAEQGLTFELDRLCRERAIDSFLPLHAAHPELILFLNLDVSTVEADVAGGPGLIELAQARGVNPPNLAVEILETAFGDEDRLRAAVERYRAHGFLVVLDDVGAGHANLDRIAFVKPDIIKADRSLVQDVDGDYHKLEVLKALVQLSERIGGWIISEGVETLEEAVATLQLGGDMLQGFYLARPHKIEAGGEIQLDQSRVVDVANAFKRRTLNRIIAERSRAEEREQCVRQFAGRLQGEPEARFDDALAELVAEDARVASACVLNMSGIQASGTVWHPEHVLRQKRIIYRPPARGADHSMKEYYYLLLETPVEIFETQPYVPLPTGDLCITASTQFTDAEGTPFILCLHLNTERA, via the coding sequence ATGCAATCCAGCGATGCAGTAGACGTTCGCGCCCTGATCGCGCGGGGCGGCGTGGAAACGCACTTTCAGCCCATCACCTCCATCCGCCGCCAGTCGGTGATCGGCATCGAGGCGCTGAGCCGCGGGGTGGGCGAGGACGGCGCCATCATCCCGCCCATCCGGCTCTTTGGCGCGGCGGCCGAGCAGGGGCTGACCTTTGAGCTGGACCGCCTGTGCCGCGAGCGGGCCATCGACAGCTTTCTGCCCCTGCACGCCGCGCATCCCGAACTGATCCTGTTTCTGAACCTGGATGTGTCGACGGTGGAGGCGGATGTGGCCGGCGGCCCGGGGCTGATCGAGCTGGCGCAGGCCCGGGGCGTGAACCCGCCCAACCTGGCCGTGGAGATCCTGGAAACCGCGTTCGGCGACGAGGACCGGCTGCGCGCGGCGGTGGAGCGGTACCGCGCCCACGGCTTTCTGGTGGTGCTGGACGACGTGGGCGCCGGGCACGCCAACCTGGACCGCATCGCGTTCGTAAAGCCCGACATCATCAAGGCGGACCGCTCGCTGGTGCAGGACGTGGACGGCGACTACCACAAGCTGGAGGTGCTCAAGGCGCTGGTGCAGCTTTCGGAGCGCATCGGCGGGTGGATCATTTCCGAGGGGGTGGAAACGCTTGAGGAGGCGGTGGCCACGCTGCAGCTGGGCGGCGACATGCTGCAGGGCTTCTATCTGGCGCGGCCGCACAAGATCGAGGCGGGCGGCGAGATTCAGCTGGACCAGAGCCGCGTGGTGGACGTGGCCAACGCCTTCAAGCGGCGCACGCTCAACCGCATCATCGCCGAGCGCTCCCGCGCCGAGGAGCGGGAGCAGTGCGTGCGGCAGTTTGCGGGGCGGCTGCAGGGCGAGCCCGAAGCGCGCTTCGACGACGCGCTGGCCGAACTGGTGGCGGAGGATGCGCGGGTGGCGTCGGCGTGCGTGCTGAACATGTCGGGCATTCAGGCCAGCGGCACCGTGTGGCACCCGGAGCACGTTCTGCGGCAGAAGCGCATCATCTACCGGCCGCCGGCCCGGGGCGCGGACCATTCCATGAAGGAGTACTACTACCTTCTTCTGGAAACCCCGGTGGAGATCTTTGAGACGCAGCCGTACGTGCCGCTGCCCACCGGCGACCTGTGCATTACGGCCAGCACGCAGTTCACGGACGCGGAGGGAACGCCGTTCATCCTCTGCCTGCACCTGAACACGGAACGCGCCTGA
- a CDS encoding cupin domain-containing protein: MHDRAAALIQELQLQPHPEGGYYREIFRSAGSVQPADDRPARSALTTIYFLLVEGQQSRWHRVRSDEVWHFYEGDPIEVFWSTGRDAIQKATLSNGAAGARHVCVVPAGDWQAARPAGAYALVGCTVGPGFDFADFEMITDGSPEWDALRRLDGALPELF, encoded by the coding sequence ATGCACGATCGCGCCGCCGCCCTGATCCAGGAGCTCCAGCTGCAGCCGCACCCCGAAGGCGGCTACTACCGCGAGATCTTCCGCTCCGCCGGATCGGTGCAGCCGGCGGACGACCGTCCCGCGCGCAGCGCGCTGACCACCATCTACTTTCTGCTGGTGGAGGGACAGCAGAGCCGATGGCACCGGGTGCGCTCCGACGAGGTGTGGCACTTCTACGAGGGAGATCCCATCGAGGTGTTCTGGAGCACGGGGCGCGACGCCATCCAGAAGGCGACACTGTCGAACGGAGCGGCGGGCGCGCGGCACGTGTGCGTCGTTCCCGCGGGCGATTGGCAGGCGGCCCGGCCGGCGGGCGCGTACGCGCTCGTGGGCTGCACCGTGGGGCCGGGCTTCGACTTCGCGGATTTCGAGATGATCACCGACGGCTCGCCCGAGTGGGATGCGCTGCGCCGCCTGGACGGCGCGCTCCCCGAGCTGTTCTGA
- a CDS encoding class I SAM-dependent methyltransferase → MTTIPADHAPSREDVRASYDRVAEEYARRIAGELAHKPLDRTLLDAFAGRVRGAGPVVDAGCGPGHVTRYLADRGVEASGLDLSPGMVDQARALHPDVPFRVGDVTALDAEKGAWAGAVAYYSLIHLPRPVVVRALRELARVLRPGAPLFIGFHAGSETRHMDEWWGQPVRLDFVFFSVGEMTGYLRQAGFTVEQVTERSAYPDVEAPTRRAYILATNAPATAPSAAADPAERPTPAGAG, encoded by the coding sequence ATGACGACGATACCCGCGGATCACGCGCCCTCGCGCGAGGACGTGCGCGCCAGCTACGACCGCGTGGCGGAAGAGTACGCGCGCCGCATCGCCGGCGAACTGGCGCACAAGCCGCTGGACCGCACGCTGCTGGACGCGTTCGCCGGGCGGGTGCGCGGTGCCGGCCCCGTGGTGGACGCGGGGTGCGGGCCCGGCCACGTGACGCGCTACCTGGCCGACCGCGGCGTTGAGGCCAGCGGGCTGGACCTGTCGCCGGGGATGGTCGACCAGGCGCGGGCGCTGCACCCTGACGTGCCGTTCCGCGTGGGCGACGTCACCGCCCTGGACGCGGAGAAGGGCGCGTGGGCCGGCGCGGTCGCGTACTACTCGCTCATCCACCTGCCCCGGCCCGTGGTGGTGCGCGCGCTGCGGGAACTGGCGCGCGTGCTGCGGCCGGGCGCGCCGCTCTTCATCGGCTTTCACGCGGGGAGCGAAACGCGGCACATGGACGAGTGGTGGGGCCAGCCCGTGCGCCTGGACTTCGTGTTCTTCAGCGTGGGAGAGATGACGGGCTACCTGCGCCAGGCCGGCTTCACGGTGGAGCAGGTCACCGAGCGAAGCGCCTACCCCGACGTGGAAGCGCCCACACGGCGCGCGTACATCCTGGCGACAAACGCTCCGGCCACGGCACCGTCCGCCGCGGCCGATCCGGCGGAACGCCCCACTCCCGCAGGTGCGGGTTGA
- a CDS encoding DUF4199 domain-containing protein → MKKIVWTFGLISGAILSALMVINMTYLGVSYDMGLVVGYTTMVLAFLLVFFGVRSYRDNVGGGRVSFGRAMAVGSLIALISSACYVATWEAMYFKFAPEHGQKIEAYMMESARSSEGTPQEVQKEVAKMEAFIRMYQNPLANAAMTFMEPLPVALVFTLVSAGILSRRRRSPETGLVVAPG, encoded by the coding sequence ATGAAGAAGATCGTCTGGACCTTCGGGCTGATCTCGGGCGCCATTCTGTCGGCGCTCATGGTGATCAACATGACGTACCTGGGCGTCAGCTACGACATGGGGCTGGTCGTCGGATACACGACGATGGTCCTCGCGTTTCTGCTGGTGTTCTTTGGCGTGCGCTCGTACCGCGACAACGTGGGCGGCGGCCGGGTGAGCTTCGGGCGGGCGATGGCGGTGGGATCGCTGATCGCGCTGATCTCGTCCGCGTGCTACGTGGCCACGTGGGAGGCCATGTACTTCAAGTTCGCGCCCGAGCACGGCCAGAAGATCGAGGCGTACATGATGGAGTCCGCGCGCAGCAGCGAGGGCACGCCCCAGGAGGTGCAGAAGGAAGTCGCCAAGATGGAGGCGTTCATCCGCATGTACCAGAACCCGCTGGCCAACGCGGCGATGACGTTCATGGAGCCGCTGCCCGTGGCGCTCGTCTTTACCCTGGTGTCCGCGGGAATCCTGAGCCGCCGGCGCCGGTCGCCGGAAACCGGTCTGGTCGTCGCCCCCGGCTGA
- a CDS encoding serine hydrolase, which yields MSGGGLVKPRLRRMHEVLSGHVERGEMPGLVALVSRGGDVHVEVLGRQSLHLSAPMRRDTIFRIASLTKPVTAAAAMILVEECRIRLDDAIYPWLPELAGRRVLRSLASPLDDTVPATRSITLRDLLTSRMGFGSVMAMPDTYPIQARIRDLRIGGDRPPLPSDAPPMDEWLRALGSLPLMAQPGERWMYHVSMDVLGALIARVSGQTLGAFLRDRLFGPLGMDDTAFHVPADKLPRLAGFYCFDREAGALVPFDSEERSAWADEPAFQTGAGGLVSTVDDCFAFQRMLLNRGRHGNEQILSPATVALMTADHVAPGERAGAEIFFGASSSWAFGMAVDVRRTDLHRTPGRFGWDGGYGTSAYADPAEGLIGILLTQRLVDSPEPTRISTDFWTTAYGAIG from the coding sequence GTGAGCGGCGGCGGGCTGGTGAAGCCGCGCCTGCGCCGCATGCACGAGGTCCTTTCCGGACACGTGGAACGCGGAGAGATGCCGGGCCTGGTGGCCCTCGTCAGCCGGGGCGGCGACGTGCACGTGGAGGTGCTGGGCAGGCAGTCGCTGCACCTTTCCGCGCCCATGCGGCGGGATACGATCTTCCGCATCGCCTCGCTCACCAAGCCGGTCACCGCCGCCGCGGCCATGATCCTGGTGGAGGAGTGCCGCATCCGGCTGGACGACGCCATCTACCCGTGGCTCCCCGAGCTTGCGGGCCGGCGCGTGCTGCGCTCCCTCGCCTCGCCGCTGGACGACACCGTCCCCGCCACCCGGTCCATCACCCTGCGCGACCTGCTCACCTCGCGCATGGGGTTCGGCAGCGTGATGGCGATGCCGGACACGTACCCCATCCAGGCGCGCATCCGCGACCTGCGCATCGGCGGAGACCGCCCGCCGCTCCCGTCGGACGCGCCGCCGATGGACGAATGGCTGCGCGCGCTGGGCTCCCTGCCGCTTATGGCCCAGCCCGGCGAGCGGTGGATGTACCACGTGAGCATGGACGTGCTCGGCGCGCTGATCGCCCGCGTCAGCGGACAGACGCTCGGCGCGTTCCTGCGCGACCGGCTTTTCGGCCCGCTGGGGATGGACGACACCGCCTTTCACGTCCCGGCGGACAAGCTGCCGCGCCTGGCGGGCTTCTACTGCTTCGACCGGGAGGCGGGCGCGCTCGTCCCGTTCGACAGCGAGGAGCGCAGCGCGTGGGCTGACGAGCCCGCGTTCCAGACCGGCGCGGGCGGCCTGGTATCCACCGTGGACGACTGCTTCGCCTTTCAGCGCATGCTCCTGAACCGGGGACGGCACGGGAACGAGCAGATCCTGTCGCCCGCCACGGTCGCGCTGATGACGGCGGATCACGTGGCGCCCGGGGAGCGCGCCGGGGCGGAAATCTTCTTTGGAGCGTCGAGCAGCTGGGCGTTCGGGATGGCGGTAGACGTGCGGCGCACCGACCTCCATCGCACCCCGGGCCGGTTCGGGTGGGACGGCGGCTACGGGACTTCGGCGTACGCGGACCCGGCGGAGGGGCTGATCGGCATCCTCCTCACGCAACGCCTGGTGGACTCGCCGGAGCCCACGCGGATCTCCACGGACTTCTGGACAACGGCGTACGGCGCCATCGGCTGA
- a CDS encoding HAD-IA family hydrolase has translation MPDSIFPGREFAAFLFDMDGTILTSIAAAERVWAAWARGHGLDVEAFLPTIHGVRAVETVRRLNLPGVDAVAEAEAITLAEIAEVRGIEAIPSAAGFLAGLPAGRWAIVTSAPRALAERRLQAAGLPIPPLMVTAEDVEHGKPAPDCFLLAARLLGVHPAECLVFEDTAAGIAAAEAAGAAVVVVTATHAHSFRTPHPTIADYAGLAGTVGQAGSLALSIH, from the coding sequence TTGCCGGATTCGATCTTTCCCGGCCGCGAGTTTGCGGCCTTTCTGTTCGATATGGATGGCACCATCCTGACGTCCATCGCCGCCGCGGAGCGCGTGTGGGCGGCGTGGGCGCGCGGGCACGGGCTGGACGTGGAGGCGTTCCTTCCCACCATTCACGGCGTGCGCGCGGTGGAAACGGTGCGCCGCCTGAACCTGCCCGGCGTGGACGCCGTCGCCGAGGCGGAGGCGATCACCCTGGCCGAAATCGCGGAGGTGCGCGGCATCGAGGCGATCCCGTCCGCGGCCGGCTTTCTGGCCGGGCTGCCGGCCGGGCGCTGGGCCATCGTCACCTCCGCGCCGCGCGCCCTGGCGGAACGGCGGCTTCAGGCGGCCGGCCTGCCCATCCCCCCGCTGATGGTGACCGCGGAGGACGTGGAGCACGGCAAGCCGGCGCCCGACTGCTTTCTGCTCGCGGCCAGACTGCTGGGCGTGCACCCCGCGGAATGCCTCGTCTTTGAAGACACGGCCGCCGGCATCGCCGCCGCCGAAGCCGCGGGCGCCGCCGTCGTGGTGGTGACCGCGACGCACGCGCATTCGTTCCGGACTCCGCATCCCACCATCGCCGATTACGCGGGGCTGGCGGGAACCGTGGGACAGGCCGGCTCCCTGGCGCTCTCCATCCACTGA
- a CDS encoding LuxR C-terminal-related transcriptional regulator yields the protein MKKIILFYGLLGGVLIAGLKFIEYRFLVVEHSVEIYGGLIAALFSVLGIWLGLKLTRTRVVVREVPVEVPVRVEVPVEVPARPQEPFVADPERARRFGITPRELEILEAIAAGLSNREIAAKLFVSENTVKTHSSRLFEKLNARRRTQAVQLAKEAGLIA from the coding sequence GTGAAAAAGATCATCCTCTTCTACGGCCTTCTGGGCGGCGTGCTGATCGCCGGACTGAAGTTCATCGAGTACCGCTTCCTGGTCGTGGAGCACTCGGTGGAGATCTACGGCGGATTGATCGCGGCCCTGTTTTCCGTCCTGGGCATCTGGCTGGGCCTGAAGCTCACCCGCACGCGCGTGGTCGTGCGCGAGGTGCCGGTGGAGGTGCCCGTGCGGGTGGAGGTGCCGGTGGAGGTGCCCGCGCGCCCGCAGGAGCCGTTCGTGGCGGATCCGGAGCGGGCGCGGCGGTTCGGCATTACGCCGCGCGAGCTGGAGATCCTGGAGGCCATCGCCGCCGGCCTCAGCAACCGCGAGATCGCCGCCAAGCTGTTCGTGAGCGAAAACACGGTCAAGACGCACTCCAGCCGCCTGTTCGAGAAGCTGAACGCCCGCCGCCGCACGCAGGCCGTGCAGCTGGCCAAGGAAGCCGGCCTCATCGCCTGA